A part of Aegilops tauschii subsp. strangulata cultivar AL8/78 chromosome 2, Aet v6.0, whole genome shotgun sequence genomic DNA contains:
- the LOC141040946 gene encoding uncharacterized protein encodes MAEEPSAKRHHGEPSDKSRNLIDVHVPGEKREYTRTLTGVELHGKETLEILCTSEPDKADKVMSRLRMKGGGLYPSFIGVDVDFTSDNEPPQMAAVLQLCVEELCLPKRLKDILQEEKLYTFVSFSIGGDKRMLNKSGLEINPNNFIDMQRKCKDPKTSKYYDSLANVAGGVIHPFYSGMKKKMDKGEHKLWGTSPLPDNLITYAGIDAYAMYKSWKTIDNIVKGWYISKEQEADPYYHCNFAG; translated from the exons atGGCAGAGGAACCGTCCGCCAAGCGTCATCATGGCGAGCCGTCGGACAAGAGCAGGAACCTCATCGACGTTCACGTCCCCGGTGAGAAGCGCGAGTACACGAGAACCCTCACAGGGGTTGAGCTCCACGGCAAAGAGACGCTGGAGATCCTCTGCACCAGCGAACCAGACAAGGCCGACAAGGTGATGAGCAGGCTCAGGATGAAGGGCGGCGGCTTGTATCCGAGCTTCATCGGAGTTGATGTGGATTTCACCAGCGACAATGAACCTCCACAGATGGCGGCAGTCCTGCAGTTGTGCGTCGAGGAACTCTGCTTG CCCAAGCGCCTCAAAGACATCCTGCAGGAGGAGAAATTGTACACATTTGTCAGTTTTAGCATTGGAGGTGACAAGCGGATGTTGAACAAGTCTGGTTTGGAGATCAACCCCAACAACTTCATTGACATGCAGCGCAAGTGCAAAGATCCAAAGACCAGCAAATACTACGACTCCTTGGCCAATGTTGCAGGCGGCGTAATCCACCCATTCTACAGCggcatgaagaagaagatggacaaGGGAGAACACAAACTGTGGGGGACCAGCCCGCTGCCAGACAACCTCATCACGTACGCAGGAATAGATGCGTACGCCATGTACAAGTCATGGAAGACAATCGACAACATCGTGAAAGGTTGGTATATTTCAAAAGAGCAGGAGGCTGACCCCTACTACCACTGCAACTTCGCGGGATGA
- the LOC141040945 gene encoding uncharacterized protein, with protein MAEEPSAKRPQGEPSDKSSNLVDIHVPGEKREYTTTLTGVELHGKETLEIVCTSEPDKADEVISRLWRKLGRMLRRIVGVGVHYTNEDEPPQMAAVLQLCVDDLCLVYHIATAAKWPKRLNELLQHETLFTFAGFSIESDKEKLKLSGLEINPNKFIDIQRKWRVPYTGKEYDSLTDVAASVIHPFYKGMKKNINTQEDYKLWGTSPLPDNLIEYARVDAYATYKAWSMIDYITDGSEFAKEREAAKFYDHPYCPYTG; from the exons ATGGCGGAGGAACCGTCCGCCAAACGTCCTCAAGGCGAGCCGTCGGACAAGAGCAGCAACCTCGTCGACATTCACGTCCCCGGCGAGAAGCGCGAGTACACCACAACACTCACAGGGGTTGAGCTCCACGGCAAGGAGACGCTGGAGATCGTCTGCACCAGTGAACCAGACAAGGCCGACGAGGTGATCTCCAGGCTCTGGAGGAAGCTTGGCCGCATGCTTCGTAGGATCGTCGGCGTTGGTGTGCACTACACCAACGAAGATGAACCTCCCCAGATGGCAGCAGTCCTGCAGTTGTGCGTCGACGACCTCTGCTTGGTGTACCACATCGCAACGGCCGCAAAATG GCCCAAGCGCCTGAACGAGTTGCTGCAGCATGAGACGTTGTTCACATTTGCCGGTTTCAGCATTGAAAGTGACAAAGAGAAGCTGAAGTTGTCCGGTTTGGAGATCAACCCCAACAAGTTCATCGACATTCAGCGCAAGTGGAGAGTTCCATACACCGGAAAAGAGTACGACTCCTTGACTGATGTTGCAGCCAGCGTCATCCACCCATTCTACAAAGGCATGAAGAAGAACATCAACACGCAGGAAGACTACAAACTGTGGGGGACCAGCCCGCTGCCAGACAACCTCATCGAGTACGCAAGAGTAGATGCATACGCCACGTACAAGGCATGGAGCATGATCGACTACATCACAGATGGTTCGGAATTTGCAAAAGAGCGGGAGGCTGCGAAATTCTACGACCACCCCTATTGCCCCTATACGGGATGA
- the LOC109755641 gene encoding protein FAR-RED IMPAIRED RESPONSE 1-like, whose product MAPPPKNMPVRRPREEEEEVSPLEPPNIEAYILPRLEMRFETFEETKNFYNVYAKHAGFAVREGPKFKTRAYLYCTCYGVYEPKVSEANRQRNKTTARTNCGAKMRLKKEKDGTFVIKEIVWEHNHTLQLTPQMLVFLHSHKNFDKTILEYVKYLQFKGIEHAQIMSILGGDDPGSYFLKMNAKDLINLKAKNSRMDGVEDVLKTVNFFREMKAINREFFCDMQLDEYDRFKNIFWVNASCRGAYQDFGDCVTFDTTYKTNKYHMPLGLFVGTNNHLQTTFFGFSLIRDEDADSFRWLFKTFLRCMRGKAPICILTDQCPTMASAIPDAFKNTVHKLCR is encoded by the exons ATGGCGCCGCCTCCGAAGAACATGCCAGTACGCCGCccacgagaggaagaagaagaagtcagTCCACTGGAG CCACCTAACATTGAAGCTTACATTCTGCCAAGACTAGAGATGCGCTTTGAAACTTTTGAAGAAACAAAGAACTTCTACAACGTCTATGCGAAGCACGCGGGTTTTGCTGTCAGGGAAGGCCCCAAGTTTAAGACCAGAGCCTACCTTTATTGCACGTGTTATGGAGTCTATGAACCGAAGGTGTCTGAAGCAAATAGACAGCGGAACAAAACGACAGCCAGGACTAACTGCGGGGCTAAAATGAGGCTGAAGAAGGAAAAGGATGGAACATTTGTCATAAAAGAGATAGTCTGGGAACACAACCACACGCTACAGCTCACTCCGCAAATGCTTGTCTTCTTGCACTCCCACAAAAACTTTGACAAAACAATCTTGGAGTACGTCAAGTACCTGCAGTTCAAAGGCATTGAACACGCGCAAATCATGAGCATACTGGGTGGTGATGACCCTGGTAGCTACTTCCTCAAAATGAATGCCAAAGACCTGATTAACCT GAAAGCAAAGAATTCAAGGATGGATGGTGTGGAAGATGTCCTAAAGACTGTCAACTTCTTTAGGGAGATGAAAGCTATAAACAGGGAATTCTTCTGTGACATGCAACTCGATGAGTACGACAGATTTAAGAACATATTCTGGGTGAACGCAAGCTGCCGAGGGGCCTATCAGGACTTTGGTGACTGTGTAACATTTGACACCACATATAAGACCAACAAGTACCATATGCCACTTGGGCTGTTTGTCGGTACTAACAACCACTTACAGACTACATTCTTTGGTTTCTCCCTGATAAGAGATGAGGATGCAGATTCATTCAGATGGCTGTTCAAGACATTTTTAAGGTGTATGAGAGGGAAGGCTCCTATATGCATCCTCACAG ACCAGTGCCCGACAATGGCTTCGGCGATCCCAGATGCTTTCAAGAACACAGTACACAAGCTGTGCCGCTAG